The proteins below come from a single Psychrobacter sp. PL19 genomic window:
- a CDS encoding type III restriction-modification system endonuclease — translation MSEMKIKFDPDLSHQKDAVSAVVGVFEGQETFQSNFSVSSSALSNEQLGLFAKNNDIGVANALSLLPEELYENTRNVQLLNGLEQTETTKQALPSLDFTIDMETGTGKTYVYLRSVFELYERYGLSKFIIVVPSVAIREGVYKSLQITEEHFRKEYKNIQYDYFIYDSSDRNQVRNFATNDYIQIMVINIDAFSKSFTDPEKETKANLIHRTDDRLNGMKPIEFIQATNPIVIIDEPQSVASTDNRKKAIASLNPLCTFRYSATLNEDFNKLYKLDSRDAFERKLVKQIEVASLEIKDNHNQAYIKLVSVDNKKSPSTAKIEIDAQTKTGKLQPRKSITVKAGTDLFEASGGRDLYEGYVINDIYCEEGSEYIDFTSRDDIIELNQAIGEVDQDTYKRLQVSKTVEEHLEKELKFYRKITTGVDPMDHSKVLSQKGIKVLSLFFIDKVANYRGYTKDGVPVQGKFASWFEEEFIKQLKKPKYRVLYPSVWDKDDAGKPIINEQALKELASSVHDGYFAQDRKKDALGNPLFAESKLSAKGEGGKTIADESAYNLIMKDKEKLLSMDEKLRFIFSHSALKEGWDNPNVFQICTLNETKSETKKRQEVGRGLRLAVDQSGERVPYGFEVNILTVMVNESYDQFVAKFQKEIEEEEGIKFGVVEKHQFANIVISDEHNDKEFLGAKKSEEIYQHLENQGYINNKGKIQDSLKIDLADNTVVLPESAKEHTEAILATLTKVARGLSIKKHEEKKTAKLKEKEGKQVVLGDDFKALWDRIKYKTTYRVNFSVSELVEACIKEIRASVVVSSVKYESKKRRVEIAESGLLVSDLDLEGNKVQDKQGVLEVSFKLPDIVTYLESQTNLTRSTIIHILLGLGDKLEAFKKNPQLFIQQCAEVIRKQMRLAIVDGISYQRIGDDNYYAQELFQEEELTGYLKNMVEAHKSVYDYIVCDSNTEFEFAEKLEQSAEVKLYTKLPAWFKIDTPLGSYNPDWAVLIDKDDEMGEQLYFVVETKSSIFSDDLRAAEKAKIDCGIEHFKALSKDSNGVDLENPAKFVKADNYNTFSTHFS, via the coding sequence ATGTCTGAAATGAAAATAAAATTTGATCCTGACCTATCTCACCAAAAAGATGCGGTTAGCGCTGTTGTAGGTGTGTTTGAGGGCCAAGAAACCTTTCAATCCAATTTCTCTGTTTCTAGTAGCGCTCTCAGTAATGAGCAGTTAGGTCTATTTGCCAAGAATAATGACATTGGTGTCGCTAATGCACTTAGTCTGCTACCAGAAGAGCTGTATGAAAATACTCGCAATGTTCAGCTGTTGAATGGGTTAGAGCAAACAGAAACAACCAAACAAGCGCTTCCTAGCCTCGATTTTACTATTGATATGGAAACAGGCACAGGTAAGACTTACGTTTACCTACGTAGCGTATTTGAGCTATACGAGCGTTATGGTTTGAGTAAGTTTATTATTGTTGTTCCTTCAGTGGCCATTAGGGAAGGTGTTTATAAGTCTCTACAAATTACAGAAGAGCATTTCAGGAAAGAATATAAAAATATCCAGTATGATTATTTTATTTATGATTCATCAGATCGAAATCAAGTAAGAAATTTCGCTACTAATGACTATATTCAGATTATGGTAATCAATATTGATGCTTTCAGTAAGTCATTTACTGACCCTGAAAAAGAGACTAAGGCCAACCTCATTCATCGTACTGATGATCGACTTAACGGTATGAAGCCCATTGAATTTATTCAAGCGACAAACCCAATAGTAATCATTGATGAACCTCAGTCAGTAGCTTCTACAGACAACCGTAAGAAAGCAATTGCTAGCTTAAATCCATTATGTACATTTCGCTATTCAGCTACCTTAAATGAGGATTTTAATAAACTCTATAAGCTGGATTCGAGAGATGCTTTCGAGCGTAAATTAGTAAAACAAATTGAAGTTGCTTCATTAGAAATTAAAGATAATCATAACCAAGCCTATATTAAGCTTGTTAGTGTTGATAACAAGAAGTCACCAAGCACTGCAAAAATTGAAATCGATGCTCAGACCAAAACAGGTAAGTTGCAGCCTCGTAAATCTATCACAGTAAAAGCAGGTACTGACTTATTCGAAGCCTCTGGTGGAAGGGATCTTTATGAAGGTTATGTGATCAACGATATTTATTGCGAGGAAGGCAGCGAGTATATTGATTTTACTAGTCGTGATGACATCATAGAGCTCAATCAGGCTATTGGTGAAGTTGATCAAGACACCTACAAACGATTGCAAGTATCAAAAACAGTAGAAGAGCATCTAGAAAAAGAACTGAAGTTTTATCGAAAAATTACCACTGGAGTTGATCCAATGGATCACTCTAAAGTTCTTAGCCAAAAAGGAATTAAAGTTCTTAGTTTATTCTTTATTGATAAAGTAGCCAATTACCGTGGGTACACTAAAGATGGTGTGCCTGTACAAGGTAAGTTTGCCAGTTGGTTTGAAGAAGAGTTTATAAAACAGCTTAAAAAACCAAAGTATCGTGTTTTATACCCTTCAGTATGGGATAAGGATGATGCTGGAAAGCCAATTATCAATGAACAAGCTCTCAAGGAGTTGGCAAGCTCTGTTCATGATGGTTACTTTGCGCAAGATAGAAAGAAAGACGCGCTAGGAAATCCGTTGTTTGCAGAATCTAAGCTTTCAGCAAAAGGTGAAGGTGGTAAAACTATTGCTGATGAGTCAGCTTATAACCTCATTATGAAAGATAAAGAAAAATTACTCTCAATGGATGAGAAACTACGCTTTATCTTTAGTCACTCTGCTCTAAAAGAGGGGTGGGATAATCCAAACGTATTCCAAATATGTACTTTAAATGAGACAAAATCGGAAACGAAAAAGCGCCAAGAAGTTGGTCGTGGTTTGCGTCTAGCTGTAGATCAGTCGGGTGAGCGAGTACCTTACGGTTTTGAAGTAAACATACTAACAGTTATGGTAAACGAATCTTATGATCAGTTTGTAGCTAAGTTCCAGAAAGAAATTGAAGAAGAAGAAGGTATTAAGTTTGGTGTGGTAGAAAAACATCAGTTTGCCAATATCGTAATATCCGATGAGCATAATGATAAAGAATTTCTTGGAGCAAAAAAATCAGAAGAAATTTATCAGCATCTTGAAAATCAGGGTTATATAAATAATAAAGGCAAAATTCAAGATTCTCTAAAAATCGATTTAGCTGATAATACGGTCGTTCTACCAGAAAGTGCAAAAGAGCATACTGAAGCTATTCTTGCTACCTTAACTAAAGTTGCAAGAGGTTTAAGTATCAAGAAACACGAGGAAAAGAAGACTGCTAAACTGAAGGAGAAAGAGGGTAAGCAAGTCGTATTAGGTGATGATTTTAAAGCCCTTTGGGATCGTATCAAGTATAAAACTACCTATAGAGTGAATTTTAGCGTTAGTGAGCTTGTAGAAGCGTGTATCAAAGAGATTAGAGCATCTGTTGTCGTTTCTAGTGTTAAGTATGAGTCGAAAAAACGAAGAGTTGAAATTGCTGAATCCGGACTTCTCGTCTCTGATTTAGATTTAGAGGGTAATAAAGTTCAAGACAAACAAGGTGTGCTAGAGGTAAGCTTTAAGCTCCCCGATATTGTAACCTACTTAGAGTCTCAAACGAATCTAACACGCTCAACGATAATTCATATACTGCTTGGTTTGGGTGATAAGCTCGAAGCCTTTAAGAAAAACCCGCAATTATTCATTCAGCAGTGTGCGGAAGTCATTCGTAAACAAATGCGTTTAGCGATTGTTGATGGTATTTCGTACCAGCGCATTGGTGATGACAATTATTATGCTCAAGAACTGTTTCAAGAAGAAGAGTTAACAGGTTATCTAAAAAATATGGTTGAAGCACACAAGTCAGTTTATGATTACATCGTTTGTGATTCTAATACTGAGTTTGAGTTTGCTGAGAAGCTTGAGCAATCAGCAGAAGTTAAGCTTTATACTAAACTACCTGCTTGGTTCAAAATAGATACGCCATTAGGTAGTTATAACCCTGATTGGGCTGTACTGATTGATAAGGATGATGAGATGGGTGAGCAGCTATACTTTGTGGTTGAAACTAAATCAAGCATTTTTTCTGATGATTTGAGAGCAGCTGAAAAGGCCAAGATTGATTGTGGTATTGAGCACTTCAAGGCTTTGAGCAAAGATAGCAATGGCGTAGATTTAGAAAACCCAGCTAAATTCGTGAAAGCTGATAACTATAATACTTTCTCCACACACTTTAGCTAA
- a CDS encoding tyrosine-type recombinase/integrase has product MDRKAISSDRSISSHKPEDRKYFVPIKNHPKLFLMVRPTETKSWMYRYYPPSNPKQSIISIGTYPSISYARACEVWREYEDLLSKGIDPKIHREDIKKSLISKTKNSFNHFAWEYFDTLEQSQKGNTLIRKKGRLELICSYIGNEPISEIDSPRMLEVLLDIQANSLNKDGKPTDKAERCAGIASDVFVYAGARGFCSSNPASLIKSQLAKSSYGHRPAVTKPEDLAKLLRAIETTQGDLNTINSLRLLAMLFIRNGDLRRMRWADLDLKASRWQLKPLKGQGKLNMVKEMVVPLPHQAVAILLEQQKINGHTEYVFYSQTAKKYHIISDVTANNRLKDLGYQNIHCAHGFRATAKTILQEQLKYSLVLVEMALGHTTKDPNGAAYGRFDYVDDRAEMMQKWANYLDALREGKDTAEFRVDAQTQVDPTTQLQALIAQLGEDKVLELLRNKG; this is encoded by the coding sequence ATGGATAGAAAAGCGATCAGTTCTGACCGTAGTATCAGCAGTCACAAGCCTGAAGATAGGAAATACTTCGTTCCTATCAAAAACCATCCCAAACTTTTCTTAATGGTGCGTCCTACTGAGACAAAGTCATGGATGTATCGTTATTACCCGCCTTCTAATCCTAAGCAAAGCATTATCTCCATCGGTACATACCCAAGTATCTCGTATGCTCGTGCCTGTGAAGTTTGGCGTGAGTATGAAGACTTGTTAAGCAAAGGTATTGATCCTAAAATCCACCGTGAAGATATAAAGAAAAGTCTTATTAGTAAAACTAAAAACTCTTTTAATCACTTTGCTTGGGAATACTTCGATACTCTTGAACAGAGTCAAAAAGGTAATACGCTCATTCGTAAGAAAGGTCGCTTGGAGCTTATCTGCTCTTACATTGGTAATGAGCCTATTAGTGAGATTGACTCACCTAGAATGCTTGAAGTGCTTTTAGACATTCAAGCCAATTCTTTGAATAAAGACGGTAAGCCCACTGACAAAGCGGAACGCTGTGCAGGTATCGCCAGTGATGTATTTGTTTACGCCGGTGCTCGCGGGTTTTGTAGCAGTAATCCTGCTTCGCTTATTAAAAGCCAATTAGCTAAGTCTAGTTACGGTCATCGTCCAGCAGTTACCAAGCCAGAAGACTTAGCTAAACTACTACGTGCTATAGAGACTACACAAGGTGATCTTAATACGATTAATTCCCTTAGGCTATTAGCTATGCTCTTTATACGTAATGGAGACTTGAGACGTATGAGGTGGGCTGATCTAGACCTAAAGGCTAGTAGGTGGCAGTTAAAGCCATTAAAGGGGCAAGGCAAGTTGAACATGGTTAAAGAGATGGTCGTTCCCCTACCACATCAAGCAGTTGCTATTCTACTTGAACAGCAAAAAATTAATGGGCATACCGAGTATGTTTTCTATAGTCAGACGGCTAAGAAATATCACATCATCTCAGACGTTACTGCTAACAACCGCTTAAAAGATCTAGGCTACCAGAACATACATTGCGCCCATGGTTTTAGAGCAACTGCGAAGACTATCCTGCAAGAGCAGTTAAAGTACTCTCTAGTGCTTGTAGAGATGGCCTTAGGTCACACTACTAAAGATCCTAATGGAGCGGCTTACGGGCGATTTGATTACGTTGATGATCGTGCGGAGATGATGCAAAAGTGGGCTAACTATTTAGATGCGCTGCGTGAGGGTAAAGATACGGCAGAGTTTAGAGTAGATGCTCAAACACAAGTTGATCCTACTACCCAGCTGCAAGCATTGATCGCTCAGCTGGGAGAGGACAAGGTACTAGAGCTATTGAGAAATAAGGGATAG
- a CDS encoding ferredoxin--NADP reductase, with the protein MSKLRTETVTEVQHWNDALFSIKTTRDDGLRFRNGEFAMIGMVIDGKPLLRAYSIASPNYEEHLEFFSIKVPDGPLTSRLQHIKVGDELLVSKKPTGTLVLDDLLPGKNLYMLSTGTGLAPFLALARDPEVYERFEKIILVHGVRHVDDLAYRNMFENELPNDEIFGEDFREKFIYYPTVTREDFRNTGRITDLMKSGKFFDDIGLPPMNKEDDRVLICGSMPFNAEVSEILDGFGLTVSPRMGVQADYTIERAFVG; encoded by the coding sequence ATGTCAAAACTTCGCACCGAAACGGTCACAGAGGTTCAACACTGGAACGACGCTCTATTTAGCATCAAAACCACACGTGACGATGGCTTACGCTTTCGCAACGGCGAGTTTGCGATGATTGGTATGGTTATTGATGGCAAACCTCTATTACGCGCTTACTCGATTGCCAGTCCTAACTATGAGGAACATTTAGAGTTCTTTTCTATCAAGGTTCCTGATGGCCCTTTGACCTCTCGTCTACAACATATCAAAGTTGGTGACGAGTTATTAGTCAGTAAAAAACCAACGGGCACTTTAGTATTAGATGATTTATTACCAGGTAAGAACCTATATATGCTGTCAACCGGCACCGGACTGGCACCGTTTTTGGCGCTAGCACGTGACCCAGAAGTGTATGAGCGTTTTGAAAAAATTATTTTGGTACACGGTGTCCGCCACGTTGATGATCTGGCTTATCGTAATATGTTCGAAAATGAGCTACCGAATGATGAAATATTTGGCGAAGACTTTCGCGAAAAGTTCATCTACTATCCTACCGTTACCCGCGAAGACTTTAGAAATACCGGTCGTATTACCGACTTGATGAAGTCGGGTAAATTCTTCGATGATATCGGTCTACCTCCTATGAATAAAGAAGATGATCGCGTTCTGATATGCGGTAGCATGCCCTTTAATGCTGAAGTATCAGAAATTTTAGATGGCTTTGGCCTGACAGTCTCGCCACGTATGGGCGTACAAGCAGACTATACTATTGAGCGTGCCTTCGTTGGTTAA
- a CDS encoding SAM-dependent methyltransferase: MSCHVAPIIGYHRAPLSQKFGAPRQPNLVALNSVIEMIAPYDMPVAFVGLEAFSHIWISWQFHQNHMTKQTTKHINKPSDLDKASPIAEVSTPSETNFRPQVRPPRLGGNQKIGVFASRSMYRPSALGLSVVKLERIEVVERRVLLMISGADMIDGTPIIDIKPYVAYSDAHIAADSGFAALAPAPLTVTMTELAQQQCRQLINTGQANDSSNDKRTTVAAVINQIQQQLIDSDLEHIKALIAQDPRPAYRRNEPNSLFVMRYKSIDVSFQQIAEGQLQIIAVKELD, translated from the coding sequence ATGTCTTGTCATGTTGCACCGATCATTGGCTATCATCGTGCGCCACTATCACAGAAATTTGGTGCACCAAGGCAACCGAATCTAGTAGCCCTGAATAGTGTGATTGAAATGATTGCGCCTTATGATATGCCAGTGGCATTTGTAGGATTAGAAGCCTTTAGCCATATTTGGATCAGCTGGCAATTTCATCAAAACCATATGACCAAACAAACAACCAAACATATAAATAAACCAAGCGATTTAGATAAAGCAAGCCCCATAGCTGAAGTAAGCACACCAAGCGAGACTAACTTTCGCCCACAAGTGAGACCGCCGAGGTTGGGTGGTAATCAAAAGATAGGGGTGTTTGCCAGTCGCAGTATGTATCGCCCATCCGCTTTAGGATTGTCGGTAGTCAAGTTGGAACGTATTGAGGTAGTAGAAAGGCGAGTGCTATTAATGATTAGTGGCGCTGACATGATTGATGGCACCCCGATTATTGATATCAAGCCTTATGTCGCCTACAGCGATGCTCATATTGCTGCAGACAGTGGCTTTGCAGCGCTAGCACCAGCGCCATTAACCGTGACAATGACTGAGCTGGCCCAACAGCAGTGTAGACAACTAATCAACACAGGGCAGGCTAATGACAGTAGTAATGATAAACGCACGACTGTGGCTGCCGTTATAAATCAAATACAACAGCAGCTGATAGACTCTGATCTTGAACACATTAAAGCGTTAATCGCGCAAGACCCACGTCCCGCTTATCGTCGCAATGAGCCAAACAGTCTGTTTGTCATGCGCTATAAATCTATTGATGTGAGTTTTCAACAGATAGCAGAAGGACAGCTACAGATAATAGCGGTTAAAGAGTTGGATTGA
- a CDS encoding TatD family hydrolase, with amino-acid sequence MFTDSHCHLNRLDLTRHDGDLAGAIAAMKDANVTRAMAIMCDFAEYDEIATIVSTYGDETLNLGMSVGIHPCEDIAVLQSATVERLVATANADHVWAIGETGLDYYWSTDNKNEQQASLARHIHASQQLKKPIIVHTREAKHDTIDILKAEGAEHGIIHCFTEDWETAKKALDLGFYISFSGIVSFKSAQTIRDAAQKVPRDRLLIETDSPYLAPVPKRGRSNEPAYVPYVASCLADLYGYNVEEVAALTAKNFENLLAQYH; translated from the coding sequence ATGTTTACTGATAGCCATTGCCATCTTAACCGTTTAGATTTGACTCGTCACGATGGTGATTTAGCTGGGGCAATTGCCGCCATGAAAGACGCTAATGTCACACGTGCGATGGCGATTATGTGTGATTTTGCTGAATATGATGAGATTGCTACTATTGTCAGCACTTATGGTGATGAAACTTTAAATTTGGGTATGAGTGTTGGCATTCATCCGTGCGAAGATATCGCGGTATTGCAATCAGCGACTGTAGAGCGTTTGGTGGCGACCGCCAATGCCGATCACGTATGGGCAATAGGGGAAACAGGGTTGGATTATTATTGGTCGACTGACAATAAGAACGAGCAACAGGCCAGTCTTGCACGTCATATTCATGCCAGCCAACAGCTAAAGAAGCCAATTATCGTCCATACTCGTGAGGCCAAACATGACACCATCGATATCCTAAAAGCGGAAGGCGCTGAGCATGGCATCATTCACTGCTTTACCGAGGACTGGGAGACCGCTAAAAAAGCACTTGATTTGGGGTTTTATATTTCATTCTCAGGGATTGTCAGCTTTAAAAGCGCGCAAACCATACGCGACGCGGCGCAAAAAGTCCCTAGAGATAGACTGCTGATTGAAACAGACAGCCCTTATTTAGCACCCGTTCCCAAACGCGGTAGATCTAATGAGCCTGCTTATGTGCCGTACGTCGCAAGTTGTCTAGCAGATTTGTACGGCTATAATGTAGAAGAAGTTGCGGCATTGACTGCAAAAAACTTCGAGAATTTACTAGCACAGTACCACTAA
- a CDS encoding TetR/AcrR family transcriptional regulator produces MSRQHQFKAREENILAMAEQLLLESGDGDITLDSLADQLDLAKGTLYKHFSSKDELYLRIILRYEEQLFEINRIDDSPSAGIVRVIFQQLLNPQKAMLLNQIEERLAASVTGLNRLFGELYDIRRHRMKRLIEIISVYLKDERSSLSTRDYLSSIWAMGQGGAGLLNSSFYQRYLGRRDTLRYAFVQQMLALPSHYPAADEEVMDEDMQELVEQIETESEEHRNANY; encoded by the coding sequence ATGAGTCGTCAACACCAGTTCAAAGCACGAGAAGAGAATATCTTAGCGATGGCTGAGCAACTATTACTTGAATCGGGCGATGGTGATATCACTTTGGACAGTCTAGCAGACCAGCTTGATTTGGCCAAAGGGACATTATATAAGCATTTCTCCAGCAAAGATGAGTTATATCTGCGTATTATTCTTCGTTACGAAGAGCAACTGTTTGAGATCAATCGTATTGATGACAGTCCATCGGCAGGAATCGTAAGGGTGATTTTTCAGCAGCTATTGAATCCGCAAAAAGCCATGCTCCTGAATCAAATCGAAGAGCGCCTCGCGGCATCGGTAACTGGTCTTAATCGCTTGTTCGGCGAGCTGTATGATATTCGTCGCCATCGCATGAAGCGCCTGATTGAAATCATTAGCGTTTATTTAAAAGATGAGCGCAGTAGTCTGAGTACCCGAGATTATTTATCTTCTATTTGGGCTATGGGTCAGGGCGGTGCAGGTCTATTGAACTCTAGCTTTTATCAGCGTTATTTAGGTCGCCGTGACACCCTGCGTTACGCTTTTGTCCAACAGATGCTAGCGTTGCCTAGCCATTATCCTGCTGCTGATGAAGAAGTCATGGATGAAGACATGCAAGAGTTGGTAGAGCAGATTGAAACGGAGTCAGAAGAACATCGTAACGCTAACTATTAG
- a CDS encoding prepilin-type N-terminal cleavage/methylation domain-containing protein has protein sequence MRSTVSHSQAGFTLVEIVVVVVIISIFAGMISLSVGSSESRKNRAFYEHLTDSLSYVRLLSAERMQPMGLSLQVDKQGQVTPVIVTLSNPYIAYQTTGNPNNADNTPKNAMELSADMSGANERQSPTPSWDLEPAVTLPEMPAGVSLSIQSLEAVNNSSNMNSTNGAVETRALQPWFTAQTVPQVLWFGTGQAAPVTIEVRHQSRLVGEVITIMPDGSTVIGQGL, from the coding sequence ATACGATCAACAGTCAGCCATTCGCAGGCTGGTTTCACACTGGTTGAAATTGTGGTGGTAGTGGTTATTATATCTATATTCGCGGGTATGATTAGCTTATCAGTCGGTAGTAGCGAGTCCCGTAAAAATCGCGCGTTTTATGAACACCTCACTGACTCGCTCAGCTATGTCCGGCTATTATCTGCTGAACGTATGCAGCCGATGGGACTCAGTTTGCAGGTAGATAAGCAAGGTCAAGTGACCCCCGTCATTGTCACCTTATCAAACCCTTATATTGCTTACCAAACGACTGGTAATCCCAATAACGCTGACAATACGCCCAAAAATGCGATGGAGCTATCGGCAGATATGTCTGGTGCCAATGAAAGGCAATCACCAACCCCCAGCTGGGATCTTGAGCCTGCAGTCACTTTACCAGAAATGCCTGCTGGCGTTAGCCTGAGCATTCAAAGCTTAGAAGCGGTTAATAACAGCAGTAATATGAATAGTACAAATGGCGCAGTAGAGACTAGAGCATTGCAGCCTTGGTTTACCGCTCAAACAGTACCACAAGTATTATGGTTCGGTACGGGACAAGCCGCGCCAGTGACTATAGAGGTACGGCATCAGTCGCGCTTAGTTGGTGAGGTGATTACTATCATGCCTGACGGCAGTACTGTGATAGGGCAAGGGTTATGA
- the gspI gene encoding type II secretion system minor pseudopilin GspI, which yields MTLLFKYKIKRETKLESECDIKLETNFKTRPKANLITQPTSNHLAAPSLLAPKRESGFTLIEVMVALAILAVVAVAASRASSAYLNSVDVLRTRTLAHFVAQNAAADLRIQETWLTADSTQTVNAQGRDWQVAMTVVDTQTSALKKVNIRVAPVMDGQTRTTVTDLDVMLSNAEQDVGSLDLGRSNANGGKP from the coding sequence ATGACGTTACTATTTAAATATAAAATTAAACGTGAAACTAAACTCGAATCTGAGTGTGATATTAAGCTCGAAACTAACTTTAAAACTAGGCCGAAAGCTAATCTAATCACTCAGCCAACAAGCAATCATTTGGCAGCCCCTTCTTTATTAGCACCAAAGCGCGAGAGCGGGTTTACTCTGATTGAGGTAATGGTAGCGCTGGCTATCTTAGCCGTGGTCGCAGTCGCTGCTAGCCGTGCTAGTAGTGCTTACTTAAATTCAGTTGATGTATTAAGAACGCGAACGCTGGCGCACTTTGTAGCGCAAAATGCTGCGGCTGATTTACGCATTCAAGAAACCTGGCTCACTGCTGACAGCACACAGACCGTCAATGCTCAAGGTCGTGACTGGCAGGTGGCCATGACCGTTGTGGATACTCAGACGTCGGCGTTAAAAAAGGTAAACATTAGGGTCGCCCCTGTGATGGACGGTCAGACGCGCACGACTGTTACTGATCTTGATGTGATGCTCAGTAACGCTGAACAAGATGTGGGTAGTTTGGATCTGGGTCGCTCAAATGCAAATGGCGGCAAGCCGTGA
- a CDS encoding type II secretion system protein GspJ, whose product MRLQRGFTLLELMVAMSIFAMLAVAGWQVFDSVNRARERAQYHADNLAVLQYAYLQLQQDMGQIVAYQAPDAQNASNNTINNSGNNSGNNSGNNSSNNANSNNASSNQSSAIAAKPLMTLDGEHVSFVRFADPDPRYQSSISVQRVEYIFADQRLIRRQYTSIQGGRDGVSLDSVLLDGVTAGRWQAYLPEISSEFPSTDSGNNNNFSIALGQIANDKPETILLPKGIALNFTYQDMPITWRWALAPQSLP is encoded by the coding sequence GTGAGATTACAGCGTGGTTTTACTCTACTTGAATTAATGGTAGCAATGTCGATATTTGCGATGCTGGCAGTCGCTGGTTGGCAGGTATTTGACAGCGTTAATCGGGCCCGTGAGCGCGCACAATATCATGCTGACAATTTGGCAGTATTGCAATACGCCTATCTACAGCTACAGCAAGATATGGGACAGATTGTTGCCTATCAAGCACCTGATGCTCAAAACGCGAGTAATAACACTATTAATAATAGTGGTAATAACAGCGGTAATAACAGTGGTAATAACAGTTCTAATAATGCTAATAGCAATAACGCTAGCAGTAATCAAAGTTCGGCCATCGCGGCTAAGCCACTTATGACTCTTGATGGCGAGCACGTTAGTTTTGTAAGATTTGCTGATCCTGATCCGCGGTATCAAAGTAGCATCAGTGTTCAGCGTGTTGAATATATCTTTGCTGATCAGCGTTTAATTCGCCGGCAATACACTAGTATTCAAGGTGGTCGTGATGGTGTCAGCCTCGACAGCGTATTGCTTGACGGAGTAACTGCAGGGCGCTGGCAAGCCTACTTACCAGAAATAAGTAGCGAATTTCCTAGCACAGACAGCGGTAATAATAATAATTTTAGTATAGCACTAGGACAAATAGCCAATGATAAACCTGAGACCATCCTTTTACCTAAAGGTATTGCGCTCAATTTTACCTATCAGGATATGCCTATAACGTGGCGATGGGCACTTGCTCCGCAATCGTTACCGTAG